TCATTTTTGGGACAAGAATAGGACAAACGAAAgtttgggacaaaattgagacttgAACAGAGTGTTTGGGATAAAAGGGTACTTTACcctaattattaaatattatactaaCTGTAGATATATGATAGGAATCTTTggtttttttgggttttttttttggggggggggggggggagagagagagagagagagagagagagagagacaaaACAACAAGAGTGATGaggaaaataaataagaaactAGAATAAGTTTCAGGGAAGGGGTGATCTGAGAAACTTACTGCAATGTTTTTGTATTTGATATTATATGATTCTCTCCTCATTTTAACAATAGGGATTTTTACTTTCGTGCAAATTTTGTGTCTTATTTGTGAACTTTATTTTGTGTAATTGTGTGCATCTCCTTACACTCTCAGTTTCTCAATTTGAATGGTAATGGGGATATAAATGATGCACAGAGTCAAAATGGCTGACTTACCAGCCCATTCCAAACCCCCCAAAATAAATTTCCATGGGTCAAATGGACCTACAGAAATTCAATTAATATATGTAGTTAAAATTCTATGTACAATTGTTTTTTTGTGGTATGTATTTgcaaagagagagaaaaaatggCATGTGATGATAACTTAACAAACCGCTTATTGATATACTGATTTTGCAGTGTGACAAGTACAACATAATCCACTTATCTGATGCCAAATATTTATTTAGCTCAATTTTAATCTCATGTTTTAGGGGTTTTTTTTTGGCCTTCTACATGAGAGTATAATATATGAGGCTTTAGTTgatcattttgaattttggttttttgtgtatttttatatttacggAGGATGTATTTGTTATCATGTGCTTATTTATGatgtaatatattattttactataatctaGTTATTCTAGTTGAACTCCGGTTAAACTGGTTGGATGTAGCTTGGTAATCTAAATGGTTTGATGTCCGGTCTAGTATTAGGAACCTTGGTTTACATATTCCTCTATTTTATTGCTATTTTATACGATGGATCCAAGATATTTAAACCGCATGACTTGTGATATGGTATTATCTCCAGTTTCATCTCTAGAAACATTAAGTGTGTTGCTGATGGTGAAAAATAGTTTCATCATTGCATgtgttatttctttttttttcctttttatttcaaGTATTGAATTAAATTATCAAAGTGGCACTAGGAATATTTCTAAGTGTACCTAAATCTTTCTCTAACCGGTGATTGGAAAACTTAATAATACTTTCTTGATGGACTTCACCATGCTTTTTAGTTTTGTAATAacaaaattttcattttaaaacCTGGATATGTCAGGCTTTAGTTCACACAGTAACACCTATTAAATAGTCTCAAGCTGCTCCAGCATTTTAAATCCTACATTTATAAGCTGAACATGATAACCTTGTTTATTTTCCTACAAGATCAGGTTTTTTGCTTGATTGCTATGGAAAAACCTGTTTCTCTCAAGCCTGAACACATTCGAGATGAGAAAGTGAAGGTTTGTCTCTTTCGGCTAAATTAATGTGGAAACTATAAGTATATTATTTTGTTCTGTAATTTATTCTGTCTTTCAGGTTCTCATATGAAGTAATCATGGTCTGTACCAACATTTTGCTCTCGTGTTTTCtggttttatgtatttattgTGCATACTATTACTCAACTGCAGCAAAGTAGGGTATTTTTATAGTTAATATCTTTCCatgttaactttttttttttttgtttatcttgAATTTTTCGGTTCGTGTTCTAGATTGCTCCTCACTTTCTAGTTATTTGAAAATACAGGTTCTTCAATCAGTAGTTCCTATTAAAGATGAGGAAGTTGTCTTAGGACAATATGATGGCTATAGGAATGACCCAACCGTACCTAACAATTCAAACACACCAACTTTTGCATCTGTTATTCTCCGAATAGACAATGAAAGATGGGAAGGTAGGAGAATAACTCCAGcattattttctaaaactaattTGCATTACAAGTTTAGGAAATTCTCTTGGCCTCCCTTATATGCTGAATGTTTAGCAAATAACATAATGGTTGACATTCTCTTAGGGCTGTCTGCATGTATATTTTCTATTCTTTGGTATATATTTCTGCACATTTGATCAATTAAATCACAATTAAAGACATTGGTGGTGAGAAATTGGATTCTTTTAAGCTGTCTCGCCGTTTATGGCAACAGGACCcatatctcatttttttttttcattatttgtATTCTTCATGGGGGAGTCAGATCTGGTAGTTGGGATCCGGTGAAGATACCCGGCGAGGGTAGTGGGGAAGCTTACATATGGTATGACAATTGACAAGTTGAGTCCAATGGGAGAATGTAACCACTGGTAACTGAGGTAGTgaaattaacaaaaacaaagagCAAGACAAATAAAAGAGTGAAGCAAGATGATTTCACTCAATTTGCGGACATAGAAGAAAGGAAatacaagaaagaaaagattatGGCTGTGATGGTAAGAGCCAGCCTCTCTCTCCTAGCCTAGCCTTAATTCTTTCCAAAAGTCTGCCTCTCCCTCTCCCTATTTTGCTACTACTTATACTCTCCTCACTCCAATTGTGAAAATCTGTTAGAATCATCCCTACTGACCCTCTTTTACGTTTTTCCCACTAATGCTGTCATGATTCTCTTCCCTTGTCTTTCCTATTCTACCCTCCACTCTCTTCCTTCTAGTGTAATGTAAGGGCAGAGGAGAAATTTGCTTCCCTTTATGATTGGAAGCTTCTATTCCTAATACTTCATTCTTGCTTGGGTACGTAACAGAGAAATTGGTGAGTTAGTCCTCTACATCAATATCCGTAACTCCCATATACAATTGTGAGACATATGATCATAATATGTGGCACTTTATTTGTTTGGCAACTCAACTTCCACAAGCTTTGAAGATGATGTTCTCTCCTTCCCAGTGGTAGAGGAGGCTGTTGGTATTGCTATAGACTTGAGCTGTGGCCTTTTGGGCTTGAAGGTGCCAGAGAAGATTTTAGGTTCTTTGTTTGGCAGATATATCACAAGGTACTCCCTTTGGCGATAACACTTGGCAAATTCATATGGATTATGAGAATTGCCTGCGACTGTGTTCGAGGGCGTTGCAAGTGTGGCTTTAGGCTTTGGAAAGTTGATGGCAAGACCAAGAAATGTTTTGTTTCCTGGTTATAGAGGGGAGCTTTTGGTGCTAGAGCCACTGCATTTGTTGTCTACTTGCGGTGGATTTGGTGAGCTTGACAGGCATTCAGACCTACCAAGCCACagttctttttaaaaaaatgctCTTATTAGTTATAAGTTTTaccatctttttttttatcaattttttaaagaaaagaaaagaaaaaaaaagggtacATTTGAAGATTTTGtccaaattaaaagtaaattGTTAAAACAACGTGATGACAAGAACAAATGTGCATGTATTTGGAACAGTAAAATGTGTGATTAAATGACAATGATTCTGTCTCAACCATTTTATTAGTAGTAAAGATTATCATTAAACGTCTTTGTGTTAGGTGTTCCTTTCATAATAAAAGCTGGGAAGGCCCTGAATTCAAGAAAGGCAGAGATACGAGTTCAATTCAAGGATGTTCCTGGTGATATATTCAAGTGTATGGCATTGGACCTTTTTGTTAATTGgattatttttcttcaataagTGCTTAAACTTGGAGTTGCATAAATTTTCTTTCCCCCTTTTGGATAAGTAATCAGATATAGGCATAGGTTGTAACTTCGGAAGATCAGggtattttttatcttaaaaaaaagaaagtataTTTGGCACTTTTATGAGTTTCCATTAGGTAACATTTTATACTGTCAATGCATATAGattattttctgtttataaATCCATAGCCACAACCAAAGGTAACAATTAAGAGGAACATATCTTTATTAGCCACTATGAATCTTTGACAAGGAACATAAATACATAACAGCTGCTACTAGCTTGCCTATATTCTTGTAAGTATTTGATAAATCTTGATCTTTTCGTTTTCACTGTGTCTTTAGTTCCTgggtttttattttcttatcagATACTAATTGAGTAAATGCTTAAATtggttttttaaattttacgtATAAGTTAAATCAGTTCCTCAAATTTCCATTGAATTAAATTAGTCCATGACCTATTCATGTTGTTTGACCATGCTCAGTTGGACCTACATGTAGGATGCAACAAAATGAGTTTGACCATAGTTTTGTGGTGGACAATAATGTAGGTCAAACAACATGCAAAGGGAAAATGAGTTAGGGgagaatttaaagatttaaTTGAGGGATCTATTTCACTCGTgcataaaatttaaaaggatcaatttgaatatttttttaatctaatcaTCAGTTGATGTACCACTTGTCCTTGTCAAGGTCAAAAGCAGGGGAGAAATGAGTTTGTCATACGCCTGCAACCTGAAGAAGCTATGTACATGAAGCTGACGGTAAGTGAGTTCTTAAGTAGAACTGTTCGGTTACTTTATTACCAGATTTTTTATGAGAATCTGAGGTTTTATTAACTTAGGAAGGTGAACTTAAGCATAAGAATGAGGACACTTGTTGTTTATATATTGAATAGTATAAACCAAATGTGTTATCCATTGCAGCACTGCCTGTAATCAATTTCTTTGCAGTGAAATTGAAGCTTTGATATATGTGTGTTTAACACTTCCAAACTATTACTTTTGTTCTACCTCTTGTATatgataatgaaaaaaatactaACATGTTAAATTTATTAAGATCTAGACTTTAAATGTTATATAATTTAAGGTTTAATCATTTTATAGGTTCTTatagttaaaaatttataattaaaatattaacagTTGAAGTTAAAAACAACAGAAACAAATGATTCTAAAAGTATTCAAACATAACAATGTTAATATGAAATTAGTTAAAAGCTTTTATTTACCATAGAAATCTaatctaaatataaaaattttaattataggATTTAATGATACTTCTTGAAGTGGACTTACTAGTTCAATGTGTTGTAGGTCAAGCAACCTGGACTCGAGATGTCAACGGTGCAAAGTGAACTAGATTTGTCATATCGACAACGCTATCAAGGAGTAAAAATTCCAGAGGCTTATGAACGTCTAATTCTCGATACGTATGTTGCTTTTCCTACCTCATTTTTTGGCCTTAGCTAGAAGGAAAACGATTTGAATCAATAGTGATCTGATTGGAAATTTGTTTGCAGAATTAGAGGTGATCAGCAACATTTTGTTCGGAGGGATGAGTTGAAGGTAGATTGTAGGAGGATTATTACATTCTTTATAAACTATTGCAACCGAGTCTGTTATGAAATCACTTCTCTtataaatttaaactaaaaaggtgaagaatataaattattatctcTCTAACAGAATGTTGATTCAAAACTTTGTGTGATCAGGCATCATGGGAGATCTTCACCCCACTTTTGCACCGCATCGACAAGGGCGAGTTCAAACCATTCTCTTACCAAGCAGGAAGCAGAGGTCCTGCTGAAGCAGATAAGTTGCTAGAAAAAGCTGGCTATGTTCAAACACATGGTTATGTATGGTCACCTCCTTCCTTAGAATGATTCAATGCAATAATTTTGCAATTTCTTATATTTGTAATCAATATGTTTGGGAAGATTCCAtgacataaaaatattttctcctGATGGGTTTGTCTCTCATGAATTTGAGTTGAACAAATATGTGCCATTCAGAAGGTATGTGTAAACTGTAAAGTGATGTCTCTAAAGTCAAAAGACAAAAAGTTCATGTAGCACGGTTTGTTACACTATCTTCTTAAGATTAAATTGATGCTTAAagagtcaccaaaaaaaaaatgatgcttAAAGGTCTGATTTCATATTAAGGAgtgcttttttttatttttaaattttattatattttatatgaatatgTGTATTTAAAATGATAATTCATTAATcaagttaattattttataaattttttttaaaataaactacAAATGATTTTTACAAAGCCAAAACCGATATCATGTCCAAATATACAATTGATATCATTCcagttaaaaaaaatcatataattGACAAGAGTTCGGAGAAACAGAAGGTAATAAATAATActgtgaaaaaaatttattttaataaataaatatacattttctcattatatgaaaaatataagaGAATAGCtgtcaaaatataaaataatgttatatatactattcctttttctattttttatttatagtattaaaagtaattaataaaaattaaaaatatatgatcttctatataattaaaaagatatataaaaGGGATGTAAATAAAGTGGTGTAACTATTTTTTCCCTAAAATGTTTTGCAATAAGTACTGAGTTATAAAGGATTTggaatttataattaaaaagtaaaatattgaAACAAATTCTTAACTATTAAGTATTAACTATCatacaaattaataataaggttaaaataaaaatttatttaaaatattaggaATAATCGAATGAAATtgaacataaaaatattttaaatttttgtcaGTAATAAAAAGTAGATAAATCactaaaaatacatttaaataatttttgggttaatgaaaatatttttaaattttgttattaataaaattatttttaaataatttaaaaacgtGTGAAAAATGTCTAATTATGATCAAATATAAGTTCCCATAATAAAAGACTGAGatgtaatttatttattaatgttAAAAGTtcacttaataaaaaaaatctatttggCATATCAccttttttattaatatataatattatttttatcatatttttaaataatttaatattatttttatcgataataaaatttaaagaaatcataaaataatttgaGTGCATTTTGTATCGTTTAACTAAAAAAGTAAATCTGGTCTTGTAAAAAATCCAAATCGTTAAACATAGCAGAGATACCCTAGCTTAGACACACAACCCCAAATCTCCATTTGCATCTCTTCTCTGCTCGTTCCTCCGCTGCTTCTGCTCTCGCTGCCCCGCCGCTTCCAGTCTCATTCTGCTCTTCTGCTTCCGCCTCTCCGGTTTGCCAGCTCACTTTTTCTCGCTGCAAGGTGCGAAGTAATACTTCTGTCATTTTTTTCTGCCTTTTTgcgatttttttatttttaatggtaaattttattatctaattccgatatatttttgttttcattgaTGTTCAatgtgttgttgttgttatcgCTGTTGCTGCTATAATTTTTATTGACGATCAATTTCTGTAAACAATTGCCGGTGTGGCTTCTAATACATGTTCCTCTGGTTAGTGCCTCGGAGAATTGAtagttgatagttgagaaccgatagatgatttgACATGTTTGACTGGACCGTTCACattttaactattattttaaCTATTATGTTTGACTATATACTGTGTTTATATTTTGTAGGATTTGTATTCCTTCTGAATTTTTTGTATCCAAACTCGAGTTAATTCGTAAACTCAATCCATTTTACAATTTAGAGTTTAAACTCATAAACCTGTTACGAGTTAACGATTTTAGCTTGATGATTCTAGATTGGATAGGTAAACTCTCCAGCTTGCTTACCTTAAATGCTCCTCTGACTTAAACTTATCTTTCAGAAGAAAATCATGGCAATGAACCATGTTAGGTTAGTTAGTCGAAATCTTATTACCAAAGAATCAATTGGAGTTTCATTCCAAAGGACATTTGCCACTGGTAAAGCGAAAAAAGGATCAAAAGGGGGTGCTGCGGATGCGCCCAAAGCATCATCTCTCAGCAAGGAAGTCAAGGCAAGTACGGTTGTAGGCGCCAACATTCTCAAGGAAGGCGCCGATCCGAAAATCCAGCCTGATTCTGAATACCCTGATTGGTTATGGCATTTGCTTGATAAACGCCCGGCACTAAGTGAACTGCGTAGGAAGGACATTAATAAACTGCCTTACGAAGATCTTAAGCGCTTTGTTAAGCTGGATAACCGAGCAAGGATCAAGGAGAATAACTCTCTCAAGTCCAAGAACTGATTCAATGGTACATAGCAGAAAGTTGTGAGAATGACAGATCAGAGTTatatcctttttcttttttgtagtGTTGTGGTTCCAGTCTTCTGGGATTCCTTGGAGCAATTGAAATGAATTACATATGCTTAAGAGTTGCATGATGTAGCAATCTCGATTGGTTATACTTTTTGCTTTCCCCTGTGATCTTTTAGCAGATTAGACCCGATGAACTTTGTTTGTTGTATTGGACTGAGGTATGtcaataaaatcttttttggTAGCTTTGTGTAGACCAATTAGATACTTGATTATAAAGTTATAATACTTGTTCAAGAGAATTCGTGTAATTTcactcaaattttttatttaggcAGAGTCACTTGGAGAAAGATGAATGCATGATCATAGTCTTTGTATTGCATTTAGTGCTATTGTGGAAGGTTGATTTCTTCTTACAAGGGTGGCATGTTAAAACTTTCAAATTTGATATTTGAACCTATCTCTTAGGTACTGCAGGTATGATTAAAGAATGATAATTCTTATAGAATTGTTTAGAATCGGGATGAAGTGGTGGTAGATGATAACAATTTCACCCATTGTTCGCTATATTGTGACTTGTGAGAAACATAAATTAGCGACGTTTCCTTCCCTCAACCCAATGAACTAAATAAATGAGAAATCAAATACCGGTGAAGCGTAGACACTTTTCGGATTTATTTGTCTCTGTACACGCTTAGGCATAATTAAATACTATTATGagtctaattttatttttaatatgtattcttaaaataaatttaaaaataatatatattattaattatcaaaataaaaaatatttaaaatattttatataattaaaaaagatattaaaaaattaatttatattttaatattaataaaatattaaaatataattataatttatttaaaaagtattttatattatatatatatatatatatatatatatatatatatatcgtgTCTCCGtgtcttataaaaattttaaatttgtgtgTTGCGTGTTCTGTATTTTGTTGTGTCTTGTGACAGTATCAATGTCCATTTACTAATAAATTGATTGTGTTGCGTGTTCTGTATTTTGTTGTGTCTTGTGACAGTATCAATGTCCATTTACtaataaattgatttttattttctttacaCCTTCTCTTTCCTAGCTTCTTTAAGCTTCATTGTATGTCAATCAGAAATGAAGTTTGAAAATAGAATTCAATAAACACCAATATATGTCAATCTCTCTTTctattctttccttttttttctttttatcctttttGCCTATAGTTGTTAGAACCGAATCGATTATCAAATCAGACAAGTCATTGGTTTATTAGTTTATTGGTTCAATCAATAAATCACTGATTAAATCAGTAGAATCGGTTCtacgtaaataaaaaatataaaatagtaaaaactGAGTAAAGTGACAATTAggtctttaaaattttcaactTCAGATTAATTAGCCCTTAAAAAAAACAAAGTACCGATTTGGTTCTCTACGATAATAAACCGTGGACATGTTATGTCTCTCTATCAATTTATCATGTAAAATTTAACGATAATGCTTATATCTATTTAATACTTATTTTAATAATCGTATAAATCTTAaagaattataaattaaaaaaatgaatataaaactaaaattatataaaataattcaattatgtatgtatataatatatatattaactaagGAACAAAAGTTTTGTGGCATATCTTGTTGGTATGCAGCAAAAGGACACGAGTTCGAAGCCATATTACCGGTTTTTCAGTCGAACTGCTGGTCTGGTCCAGTTCTTACGCTCTGTTACATATTTTAATTCCACCCATTAAAAATGTTGAAAGAAAATAACACTCtctatggttttttttttttttttggggtaTTGACACTCTCCTATGGCTATGTCATTGTAACATGTAGTTGGGCCCTAGTCTTGACATTATTGCTATCAAACTTCGTGGGTGGAAGCCACCATCTTCTGCTCCCCGGCTAGTGTTCTAAAGAGATTGGAAATCAAATGATATCTCACTTTTTGAACCTTCACTCCAAATGCATCATGCCATTCTCCCTTTTCAATCATCAACTTTGTAGGCCCTTTTTGTTTAGTCTTTATACCTTATTGATTCGGCTTTGTGAGCTATTTAAATATCTTAACTAACAAAGTGTATCACATACACATTTGTACAATGTTGATTGTGCATAATGTTCACAGAGCAATGgtcattctttttattttttgggtaAGCAATGATCATTCTTTTTTGTAAAGtttaaaattatacataaaatatcaactattaattaattattatgtataaaaatatgtatttcacatttcataaaaaattattataatattataaacaagtttaattattcttctattacaaatttgattattttattacaatagatttaataattttaatggttgattatttaattaaaaaacatatgaattaatatttgtaaatatatataaatatataataactactTTGGTGGGTAATTTTTAGTgtagatgattttttttttccaaattaaCTGAAGAATTAATTCATGGAAGGCAAGACTCAAACGAGAATTAGGTTGGAGCCAAATTAGACTACAATAATTGATAATAGCCAAAAAGCTTTAAAAGATCTTCATTTTGGTTGTGAGtgtattttaaataaaataataactagAACCTATTTTTTGTTGGGTGCATCTAATCTATAAATTAAATGTTACAATGAATAAGTACCTAACATACTAGAATTTCccttttttatctctttttttttttaaatttatttcacCCTAGGTGTGGTCCCTTTCTGTAGTGTATAATAATGCATCCATTATGAAGCATAACTATTCATAAATAAATCACAATCTTAATTAACTACCATGGCTAATTCACTCTCACTGCTAGTAGTGGTTGTGTGTTATCCTTCATTATCTTATCCCATGTGATATGTGAAGATATGGTCTCATTTCATTTCTTAACCCTTCAATTCACCACCCTCTACTAAAGCAAAGAAAGAGACTAGCATGAGGTAAAAGAGGGAGGCAAGAAATGAAGAAAATGATATTAGAAGGTGATGGAATTGGACATgacatgcatgcatgcatcattgTTGTTATAAAAAGCAGGAAAATCCCTCTGCCCTAtaaatgaaagaagaaaaaaagaagaagctctTTTTGTAGTGGGGGGATGCAGTACCTATATGTTAAAAGCTTCCTTTTTCACATGGTTTTGTGCACTTTTTAGAGCTTTATAATGGACAATGGTTGTGATTCCAACACCATTCAATAATAATGTGAAGTATGGACTACTTTGGGTCACTTTTAGGTACCTAGCTTACCAGGACAGCTCACCAAAAATCATGTGCTAAGGTAAGGTGAACTGCTACCATAATCTGAAATGTTATCATAACAAATGTTGATAATTAGTGTTTAGAGTATAAGGTGATAATAACATTCTTTTGGAATAATTagtctataaaaaaaattaatcaatatAATTAAGTTTTTTACGATAATAAACAGTAAATATGTTATGTTTTTCTATCAATTCATTATGTAAAATTTAACGGCAATGcttgaattttttattaattatagtaaCGTGTCTATTTATAAAAGATCGatataaaaataacaatttttaGAATGAAACTTTATTTGCTTtattctttaatataatttctctATCCGTTTCATTTTATGCATGTAGTCCCAATTTCTGTAGTATCCTATTATGAAAATCAACAAAGTTCGTAGAATGTCTCATAAAGACACGCAAAAAATCTTTGTCAGTAAACTTTATACTCGctcgtttttttttcttaattgtGTATTTATAGTATACAAAAACTAGAAAATTCTCTTTACTAGACATTCTGAGTTTACCTCTATACAACAATCCACGTTATTATTCTATTTATATAGTTCACgctttttaaataaattgaattaaatcAATTCGATTTAATCAATATAATTTCGTCCCAAATATTAAATTCAACTTTTACGTGTAAATTGAATCATActaattcgaattacatgcatCATACTTCTCTCACATAAATCGAATGAGTATcatttgaattatatatattaaaggTAAATCAAATTACATTTGATTCGATTTATGTGACTTGCTAGTAATTTAAATTTAGTGACTTTAATTTACATGTATAGGAAATAAATCAAATTTGTTAGATTCGATTTATATAAAATGAAGGTACATCGAATTGCATTGATCGGATTTACATAAATTTAGGACCCATAAGCACACTTTGCATTAGGATATTCACGTAAATTAAAACTCCTAATAGATTAATGATGTGATTTGTCTTTTAAAATATGTATTAACTAAAtcttaataattattatttttaaatacttGTGTGATTTAGGTTAAGGTGATTTGGTTCATACTTTATTGCTATTAATATCGGATAGGTATCAAAACACCTACAAGAGATTCGATCGTGTAATATTTCAAATTCAGATTGTTAGTTGTTCAATGAGACACAAGACtatgagaaaataaataagaaagagTGAATGAATGCTTTTTGGTTGTGGTCATGTAATGATTTAGTCaatactgaaattttttttaataaattttaacatGATTATATATTATGATCATTTCTGGTATTTatgtaaatattattaatattaaaattattttatatattttaataatattttttaaaaataatcttAAAACCTTTTGTTTAGTAGATTAGATTGAGATATTCACCCTCAAGAGTGACACGTTAGCATTCTCCAGTTGTCCCTCACGTTTCTAATGTAAAATGTAAAATGGTCAAAGTCAAACATTCTCTCATTTTTTAATGTCCATTAGTCTGTTTCACCTCTACCGTTTTTGTCAATCGAATGGTTTCACTAGTAATAGTAAtattcttttgaggtaattaagttgggttggtctagtggttagTTTACTAGTCTGCAGCAATTCATTGGCCAGCgacaaacccttaaatggagctcagtacTCCAATATGAAAAATGTGtggatattatatatatatattttttaaaacattaaGAGGTCTACTAAAAGGTTGGCAAATTCAACTCAAATATAGgataaatataagaaaaaaaaaagaatattattctc
This sequence is a window from Arachis stenosperma cultivar V10309 chromosome 10, arast.V10309.gnm1.PFL2, whole genome shotgun sequence. Protein-coding genes within it:
- the LOC130954784 gene encoding 54S ribosomal protein L37, mitochondrial; translation: MAMNHVRLVSRNLITKESIGVSFQRTFATGKAKKGSKGGAADAPKASSLSKEVKASTVVGANILKEGADPKIQPDSEYPDWLWHLLDKRPALSELRRKDINKLPYEDLKRFVKLDNRARIKENNSLKSKN